The region ATCGGCCTGTTTCTCGATCTCGCCAGTTCCATCGCGGGCGGGTGAGCGTGCAGCGTCGCAGGCGTTGACAAACCCGCTGCGCTCGGACTTGGGGGAGGCATGAGCATTCCCTGCAAGCAAGCAGCGGCCCCGGCGCCGCATCCGGGCCACTGATGGTCCACGGCTGGATCATTCTCGACAAGCCGCTGGAGCTCGGCTCGACCCAGGCCGTCTCGGCGGTCAAGCGCAACATGCGCGAGGCCGGGTTCAACATGAAGCTGAAGGGCGGGATCAAGGTCGGTCACGGCGGCACGCTCGACCCGCTGGCGAGCGGGGTCCTGCCGATCGCGCTGGGCGAGGCGACCAAGCTTACCGGGCGCATGCTCGAGGCGGACAAGACTTATGCCTTCACCGTGCGCTTCGGCGAAGAGACCGATACCCTCGATGCCGAGGGAGCGGTCATCGCGACAAGCGCGGTGCGCCCGTCGCGCGAGGAGGTCGAGGCGGTGCTGGCGCGCTTCACCGGGCCGATCGAGCAGGTCCCGCCAGCCTATTCCGCGCTCAAGGTCGATGGCCGGCGCGCCTATGACCTCGCCCGCGCGGGCGAGGAAGTCACGCTCGCCACCCGCGCGGTCACGATTTTCGACCTGAAACTCGAACGCTTCGACGCGCAGGAGGGGGCAACGCTCCTCGCCAGTGTATCGAAGGGCACCTATATCCGCAGCCTCGCAAGGGACATCGCGCAGGCGCTTGGCAGCTGCGGCACGGTGACCATGTTGAGGCGCATCAAGGCGGGTCCCTTCGACCTCTCGCAGGCGATTTCGCTGGACAAACTGAACCAGATCGGTAAGGGCGCGCCTCTTGAACAGATACTCTTGCCGCTGGAGGCGGGGCTGGACGACATCCCGGCCATCGACCTCGACCCGGAGCAGGCAAGGGCGGTCCGACAGGGCCGCGTTCTGACCGGACTGCACCTGGAAGACGGGCTGCACTGGGCGCGGGAACATGATATACCCGTCGCA is a window of Novosphingobium aureum DNA encoding:
- the truB gene encoding tRNA pseudouridine(55) synthase TruB, producing MVHGWIILDKPLELGSTQAVSAVKRNMREAGFNMKLKGGIKVGHGGTLDPLASGVLPIALGEATKLTGRMLEADKTYAFTVRFGEETDTLDAEGAVIATSAVRPSREEVEAVLARFTGPIEQVPPAYSALKVDGRRAYDLARAGEEVTLATRAVTIFDLKLERFDAQEGATLLASVSKGTYIRSLARDIAQALGSCGTVTMLRRIKAGPFDLSQAISLDKLNQIGKGAPLEQILLPLEAGLDDIPAIDLDPEQARAVRQGRVLTGLHLEDGLHWAREHDIPVALVQITGGDARVVRGFNLTDVAE